In Blastopirellula sp. J2-11, a single genomic region encodes these proteins:
- a CDS encoding M16 family metallopeptidase, with amino-acid sequence MSPSDSSTIRHETLANGMTLVVEQMPWLESAAFALLTPSGSASDSKTQVGVSNLLCDWTQRGCGNRDSRQFIEDLDNLGVSRGAGVSTSHTSFGGAVLAENLGRTLAIYADVVQRPHLPEDEFDEAQLVCLQELRALEDDLSQQAMLQLRKQVYADPWGRASYGDVASVEALTSEIAKAHFAANYRPNGTILAIAGNIDWDQTRADVLRLFSDWKMAAEAPIVETPAEGIYRHLPFDSNQTHIGVGYECVPYNHPDYFLARAAVGVLSDGMSSRLFTEVRENRGLCYTVFASINTLLDRASVLCYAGTSTERAQETLDVLMGELVRIREGIEESELTRLKARIKSSLVMQQESSSSRASSLASDWRHLGRVRTLDELTSILDGLSCDSINRYLQDNPPHDFRFTTVGAEKLEIPVAVSP; translated from the coding sequence ATGTCTCCTAGCGATTCGTCCACTATCCGTCACGAAACCCTGGCCAACGGCATGACGCTGGTGGTGGAGCAAATGCCGTGGCTCGAATCGGCCGCGTTTGCTTTGCTCACCCCGTCCGGCAGCGCCAGTGATTCCAAAACGCAAGTTGGCGTCAGCAATCTGTTGTGCGACTGGACGCAGCGCGGCTGCGGAAATCGAGACAGCCGCCAGTTTATCGAAGACCTGGACAATCTCGGCGTCTCGCGGGGCGCCGGCGTTTCGACTTCGCATACCAGCTTTGGAGGCGCGGTGCTGGCCGAGAATCTCGGCCGCACGTTAGCGATTTACGCCGATGTCGTGCAACGGCCCCATTTGCCGGAAGACGAATTCGACGAAGCCCAACTAGTGTGCCTGCAAGAGCTGCGAGCGCTGGAAGACGATCTCTCTCAACAGGCGATGCTGCAACTGCGCAAGCAAGTTTACGCCGATCCTTGGGGCCGCGCGTCGTATGGCGATGTCGCTTCGGTCGAAGCGTTGACGTCCGAAATCGCCAAGGCCCACTTCGCCGCAAACTATCGTCCCAACGGCACGATTCTGGCGATCGCCGGCAATATTGACTGGGATCAAACGCGCGCGGACGTGCTGCGATTGTTTAGCGATTGGAAGATGGCCGCCGAAGCGCCGATTGTGGAAACGCCGGCCGAAGGAATCTATCGCCATCTCCCGTTTGATTCGAACCAGACGCATATCGGGGTAGGCTACGAATGCGTACCTTATAACCATCCCGATTATTTCCTTGCTCGCGCTGCGGTCGGCGTGCTGAGCGACGGGATGAGTTCGCGACTATTTACCGAAGTTCGCGAAAATCGCGGGCTCTGCTATACCGTTTTCGCGTCGATCAATACGCTGCTGGATCGGGCCAGCGTCTTGTGTTACGCCGGTACGAGCACCGAGCGTGCGCAAGAGACGCTGGACGTATTGATGGGCGAACTGGTTCGCATTCGCGAAGGCATCGAAGAAAGCGAACTGACGCGGCTGAAGGCTCGCATCAAAAGCTCGCTGGTGATGCAGCAAGAATCGAGTTCATCCCGTGCGTCCTCGTTGGCCAGCGACTGGCGCCATCTGGGGCGCGTTCGCACGCTGGACGAATTGACGTCGATTCTGGACGGCTTGAGCTGCGATTCGATCAACCGCTATTTGCAAGACAACCCGCCGCACGATTTCCGTTTCACCACGGTCGGCGCTGAAAAATTGGAGATTCCCGTTGCAGTTTCGCCATGA
- a CDS encoding pyruvate carboxylase has protein sequence MKSIKKLLVANRSEIAIRIFRSAHELGIRTVAMYSYEDRFALHRFKADEAYQVGTQGEPVRAYLDIDSVIRLCREHKIDAVHPGYGFMSENPDLARACEENGIIFVGPSVDCLERLGDKTAARAIAEQANVPVLSGSPKAISTADEGRKLAEKLGFPIILKAAKGGGGRGMRVVREAAEFDASFDSATRESQSAFGSPDIFVEKYIEQARHIEVQLMGDRHGDLVHLFERDCSVQRRHQKVVEIAPAPNLLPEVRDALCEAAIKIGKEVGYQNAGTVEFLVDKKSNQFFFIEVNPRIQVEHTVTEEVTGVDVVKTQILIAQGEKLSHPDIDLGDQSKVQTVGFALQCRVTTEDPANNFLPDYGRVSHYRSASGMGIRLDAGSAFSGAVVHPYYDSMLVKVSARGRQFLAAVKRMERALQEFRVRGVKTNIPFLIRLMSNKTFLAGDCTTRFIDETPDLFNFPIRRDRATKLLSYLGEIAVNGNELVKGRPVAVRRDPAPLPTYSVKGNPPVGMRQKYQELGAAKFGQWIREQKPLLYTDTTFRDAHQSLLATRVRTHDLVTIAEAYSRLCPQLFSLEMWGGATFDTSMRFLKEDPWRRLTDMREKVPNILFQMLLRASNAVGYTNYPDNVVTAFVEEAAAAGIDVFRVFDALNWAPNMQIAMEAVEKTGAICEASICYTGDISDPKRDKYSLKYYVDLAKQLEKMGAHILAIKDMAGLCKPYAAEKLVKTLKQEVGLPIHFHTHDTAGTQAGAILKASEVGLDIADAAMAPWSGGTSQPNLNTMVEALRNTDRDGDLDTDALDGIAEYWRAVREFYTPFEAIVLPANADLYRHEMPGGQYTNLFQQARALGLADQWADICRIYADVNQLFGDIVKVTPTSKAVGDMALFLVANNLTTADVLDPQRELAFPASVKDLIGGRMGQPPGGFPPEVQSRIMRDEPIMTDRPGAEFTPADFAAATASVKKMLGREPHRREVVSYLLYPKVYEDFTKHVKKYGDVSTLPTPVFFYGQQSGEEAAVDIEVGKTLIVKFLTVGEPHVDGTRVAFFELNGQPREVEVIDHSLESDVPKRIQADADDAKQVGAAMPGMVVMVAVEVGDKVAKGQKLLSLEAMKMESTIYSEVEGTVEQVLVKPGSQVQAGDLLVKLA, from the coding sequence ATGAAGAGCATTAAAAAACTGTTGGTGGCGAATCGTAGCGAAATCGCCATTCGTATCTTCCGCAGCGCCCACGAGTTAGGCATTCGCACCGTCGCGATGTACTCGTACGAAGACCGCTTTGCGCTGCATCGCTTCAAAGCGGACGAAGCGTACCAGGTCGGGACGCAGGGCGAACCAGTTCGCGCCTATCTCGACATCGACAGCGTGATCCGACTTTGTCGCGAGCATAAAATCGACGCCGTGCATCCCGGTTACGGCTTCATGTCGGAGAATCCGGACTTGGCGCGTGCTTGCGAGGAAAATGGGATCATTTTTGTCGGGCCCAGCGTCGATTGCCTAGAGCGTCTGGGAGATAAGACGGCCGCTCGAGCGATCGCTGAACAGGCCAATGTTCCCGTGCTGAGCGGCAGTCCCAAGGCGATTTCGACCGCCGACGAAGGGCGAAAGCTGGCCGAGAAGCTCGGCTTTCCGATCATTTTGAAAGCGGCCAAAGGGGGCGGCGGACGCGGGATGCGCGTCGTCCGCGAAGCCGCCGAGTTTGACGCGTCGTTTGATTCGGCGACGCGCGAATCGCAGTCGGCGTTTGGCAGTCCCGACATTTTTGTCGAGAAATACATCGAACAAGCGCGGCACATCGAAGTGCAACTGATGGGGGATCGCCACGGCGATCTGGTCCACCTGTTCGAGCGTGATTGCTCGGTCCAACGCCGCCATCAGAAGGTGGTTGAGATCGCACCGGCGCCCAATTTGTTGCCGGAAGTGCGTGATGCGCTCTGCGAAGCGGCGATCAAAATCGGCAAAGAAGTCGGCTATCAGAACGCGGGCACCGTTGAATTTTTGGTCGACAAAAAATCGAACCAATTCTTCTTTATCGAGGTCAATCCGCGAATTCAGGTCGAGCATACCGTCACCGAAGAAGTGACCGGCGTCGACGTCGTCAAAACGCAGATCTTGATCGCGCAGGGAGAAAAACTGAGTCACCCCGATATTGATCTGGGCGATCAAAGCAAAGTGCAAACTGTCGGTTTTGCGCTGCAGTGTCGCGTGACGACCGAAGATCCGGCCAATAACTTTTTGCCCGACTATGGCCGCGTCAGCCATTATCGTTCGGCCAGCGGCATGGGGATTCGTCTGGACGCCGGCAGCGCCTTCTCGGGCGCCGTCGTGCATCCTTACTACGATTCGATGCTGGTGAAAGTCAGTGCTCGGGGGCGCCAGTTTTTGGCCGCTGTGAAGCGCATGGAGCGAGCTCTGCAAGAGTTCCGGGTCCGCGGCGTCAAAACGAACATCCCGTTTTTGATTCGACTGATGTCGAACAAGACGTTCCTCGCCGGCGATTGCACGACCCGTTTTATCGACGAAACGCCCGATCTCTTCAATTTCCCGATTCGCCGCGATCGGGCGACCAAATTGCTCTCTTATCTGGGCGAAATCGCCGTCAACGGCAACGAATTGGTGAAAGGACGCCCGGTCGCTGTGCGCCGCGATCCGGCGCCGCTGCCTACTTACAGCGTGAAGGGAAATCCGCCGGTTGGAATGCGGCAGAAATACCAAGAGCTGGGCGCCGCCAAATTTGGACAGTGGATTCGAGAGCAAAAGCCGCTGCTCTATACCGACACGACGTTCCGCGACGCGCATCAGTCGTTGTTGGCGACTCGCGTGCGTACGCATGATCTGGTGACCATCGCGGAGGCCTATTCGCGACTCTGCCCGCAGCTGTTTTCTTTGGAGATGTGGGGAGGCGCGACGTTTGACACCAGCATGCGGTTCCTGAAGGAAGACCCCTGGCGGCGTCTGACCGACATGCGGGAGAAGGTTCCGAACATCTTGTTCCAGATGTTGCTGCGAGCTTCGAACGCCGTCGGCTATACCAATTATCCTGACAACGTCGTCACGGCGTTTGTCGAAGAAGCGGCTGCGGCCGGCATCGACGTCTTCCGCGTTTTTGACGCGCTCAACTGGGCGCCCAACATGCAGATCGCGATGGAAGCGGTCGAGAAGACCGGCGCCATCTGCGAAGCGTCGATTTGCTATACCGGCGACATCTCGGATCCCAAACGGGACAAGTACTCGCTGAAGTACTACGTTGATCTGGCCAAGCAGCTCGAGAAGATGGGCGCTCATATCTTGGCGATCAAAGATATGGCGGGGCTCTGCAAGCCGTACGCGGCCGAAAAGTTGGTCAAGACGCTCAAGCAAGAGGTCGGCCTGCCGATTCACTTCCATACGCATGACACCGCCGGCACTCAGGCGGGGGCGATTTTGAAAGCGTCGGAAGTTGGGCTCGACATCGCTGACGCCGCGATGGCCCCCTGGTCCGGCGGCACTTCTCAGCCCAACTTGAATACGATGGTCGAGGCGCTCCGCAATACCGACCGCGACGGCGACTTGGATACCGACGCGCTCGATGGCATCGCCGAATACTGGCGAGCCGTGCGTGAGTTCTACACGCCGTTTGAAGCGATCGTGCTGCCGGCCAACGCCGACTTGTACCGTCACGAGATGCCAGGCGGTCAGTACACCAACCTGTTCCAGCAAGCCCGTGCGCTCGGTCTGGCCGATCAATGGGCCGACATCTGCCGGATCTACGCCGACGTGAACCAGTTGTTTGGCGACATCGTCAAAGTGACGCCCACCTCGAAAGCGGTTGGCGACATGGCGTTGTTTTTGGTCGCCAACAATCTGACCACGGCCGACGTGCTGGATCCTCAGCGAGAATTGGCTTTCCCGGCTTCGGTCAAAGATTTGATCGGCGGTCGCATGGGACAGCCGCCAGGCGGTTTTCCCCCGGAGGTGCAGTCCCGCATCATGCGCGACGAGCCGATCATGACCGATCGTCCCGGCGCCGAGTTTACGCCGGCCGACTTTGCCGCCGCGACCGCGAGCGTCAAAAAGATGCTGGGCCGCGAGCCGCACCGCCGTGAAGTCGTCTCGTACCTGCTTTATCCCAAGGTCTACGAAGATTTCACCAAGCATGTCAAAAAGTATGGCGACGTCAGCACGTTGCCGACGCCGGTCTTCTTTTACGGGCAGCAGTCAGGCGAAGAGGCGGCGGTCGACATTGAAGTTGGCAAAACGTTGATCGTCAAATTTTTGACGGTGGGCGAACCGCATGTCGACGGAACCCGCGTCGCGTTCTTTGAACTGAATGGTCAACCGCGCGAAGTCGAAGTCATCGATCACAGCTTGGAATCGGACGTGCCGAAGCGGATTCAGGCCGATGCGGACGACGCCAAGCAAGTGGGGGCCGCGATGCCAGGCATGGTGGTGATGGTCGCTGTCGAAGTTGGCGATAAAGTCGCCAAAGGGCAAAAGCTGCTCTCGTTGGAAGCGATGAAGATGGAATCGACCATCTACAGCGAAGTCGAAGGCACTGTCGAGCAAGTGTTGGTCAAACCAGGCAGCCAGGTGCAGGCCGGCGACTTGTTGGTGAAATTGGCGTAG
- a CDS encoding biotin--[acetyl-CoA-carboxylase] ligase, which yields MDPFPQAALDEIARSVGAAAVEALAELPSTSRYTKERAEVIAATLPYVIVAQRQTAGRGRGDNAWHATDGALTFTAVFDQASLPIPLQRWPQASLMTAVAVAEALETLVPDESIFVKWPNDIYCRGRKLCGILLERTDSPRPMLHLGIGVNVNNSLAAAPQEVQDRAISLVEMSHHEFFLPDVLLAILQRMQANFALCADRLIPLADAWRSRCLLLGRKVEIQSGEQTIVGICGGIDDSGALLVNSPTGVRRILAGVVTRF from the coding sequence ATGGATCCGTTTCCCCAAGCGGCGCTGGACGAAATTGCTCGCAGCGTCGGCGCCGCTGCGGTGGAAGCGCTGGCCGAACTTCCTTCGACCAGTCGCTATACCAAAGAACGTGCCGAAGTGATCGCGGCGACCTTGCCCTATGTCATCGTCGCCCAACGTCAGACTGCCGGCCGAGGTCGCGGCGATAACGCCTGGCATGCGACCGACGGTGCGTTGACCTTCACCGCGGTCTTTGATCAAGCGTCGCTGCCGATTCCGCTGCAGCGCTGGCCGCAGGCGTCGCTGATGACGGCGGTCGCCGTGGCCGAGGCGCTGGAGACGTTGGTTCCCGATGAATCCATCTTCGTCAAATGGCCGAATGACATCTATTGTCGTGGTCGCAAACTCTGCGGCATCTTGCTGGAACGAACCGATTCGCCGCGGCCGATGTTGCATTTGGGGATCGGCGTCAACGTGAACAATTCGCTCGCCGCGGCGCCGCAGGAAGTACAAGATCGGGCGATTTCGCTGGTCGAAATGAGTCACCACGAATTCTTTTTGCCCGACGTGCTGCTGGCGATTTTGCAGCGCATGCAGGCGAACTTCGCGTTGTGTGCAGACCGTCTGATTCCCCTGGCCGATGCGTGGCGGAGCCGTTGTTTGCTGTTGGGACGTAAAGTCGAAATTCAGTCCGGAGAACAAACGATCGTCGGGATTTGCGGCGGTATCGACGATTCTGGCGCTTTACTGGTTAATTCTCCGACGGGAGTTCGCCGAATCTTGGCTGGCGTGGTCACGCGGTTCTAG
- a CDS encoding NAD(P)-dependent alcohol dehydrogenase, with the protein MKSIAIQSYGPATRLQVMDLPRPEVAPDQLLIRVKAASVNPIDWKIRYGELRWILPLKFPAVLGFDVAGEIESVGSNLATQWTVGEEVCAYANHAPGGGYAEFVSVDAECVVRKPANLSPIEAASFPLAASTAWQALFDICSLRPGDNVLVNGASGGVGVFATQIAKIHHATVTAVCSGRNESLMRELGADDVINYHQVDFTQANRKFDVIFDAVGKASYRDCCRVLDRNGRFATTLPSAETAAFTVISKFQRRRCGIIWASARKKDLQAIYGLAEQGKLRTIIDEVFSLEQAADAHRKSEDGHAVGKIVLQVAE; encoded by the coding sequence GTGAAGAGCATCGCGATTCAATCGTACGGACCTGCAACGCGACTCCAAGTGATGGATTTGCCCCGTCCAGAAGTGGCCCCCGATCAATTGTTGATTCGGGTCAAAGCGGCGAGCGTTAATCCAATCGATTGGAAGATTCGGTATGGCGAACTGCGCTGGATACTACCGCTCAAGTTTCCTGCAGTTCTGGGTTTTGATGTCGCCGGCGAAATAGAATCGGTCGGCAGCAATCTGGCGACCCAGTGGACAGTGGGAGAAGAAGTTTGCGCTTACGCCAATCATGCGCCCGGCGGGGGCTACGCTGAATTTGTTTCTGTCGATGCGGAGTGCGTCGTACGGAAACCAGCGAATCTTTCTCCGATCGAAGCGGCGTCGTTTCCTTTGGCGGCGTCAACCGCTTGGCAAGCGCTGTTTGACATCTGCTCGCTGCGGCCCGGAGACAATGTGCTCGTGAACGGAGCCTCTGGCGGAGTCGGTGTCTTTGCAACTCAAATCGCCAAGATCCATCATGCGACGGTCACCGCCGTTTGCAGCGGGCGAAACGAATCGCTGATGCGTGAGTTGGGCGCCGATGACGTCATTAACTATCATCAAGTCGACTTCACACAGGCGAATCGTAAGTTCGATGTGATCTTTGACGCCGTTGGAAAAGCGTCGTATCGCGATTGCTGTCGCGTGCTCGACCGCAATGGGCGCTTTGCAACCACGCTCCCTTCGGCCGAGACGGCGGCGTTTACCGTGATTTCTAAATTTCAGCGGCGACGCTGCGGAATTATTTGGGCGTCGGCTCGTAAGAAAGACCTGCAAGCGATTTATGGTCTTGCCGAGCAGGGCAAACTACGCACGATTATCGACGAAGTTTTCTCGCTTGAGCAGGCTGCCGACGCCCATCGAAAGAGCGAAGATGGACACGCGGTTGGAAAAATTGTGCTGCAAGTTGCGGAGTGA
- a CDS encoding M16 family metallopeptidase, with amino-acid sequence MQFRHEVLDNGLQIVAEINPNAYSLASAFFVKTGSRDETAEIAGVSHFLEHMVFKGTPRRSAADVNRELDEMGSQANAYTSEEQTVYYAVVLPELQEQVVDLLADIMRPSLRVSDFETEKQVILEEIMKYDDQPPFGGHERIMASFFGKHPLGNSVLGTAETVGALSADRMMDYFNRRYSPHNMVLAASGRVDFDALVEQAKRHCGDWERSETSRDLSRPAGMPGFEVIHKETAAQEYLIQLADCPASEDADRFAARLLTTIFGDDTGSRLFWALVDPGLAEFASSDPYEFQSAGVFMNYLCCSPEEAASNLAILTEEIAKLEKSGVTLAELDQAKNKVCSSTVLRSERPSSRLFSVGNGWIQRGKYHTVAESVAAYKSVTLDDVHAVLAKYPLSKSNTLAIGPLAELAR; translated from the coding sequence TTGCAGTTTCGCCATGAAGTTCTCGACAACGGTCTGCAGATCGTTGCTGAGATTAACCCCAACGCTTACTCGCTCGCTTCCGCCTTCTTTGTCAAAACAGGATCGCGGGATGAAACGGCGGAAATTGCCGGCGTAAGCCATTTTCTAGAGCACATGGTGTTCAAGGGAACGCCGCGTCGTTCGGCGGCCGACGTCAATCGCGAACTGGACGAAATGGGCTCGCAGGCCAACGCCTACACCAGCGAAGAGCAGACCGTTTACTACGCTGTCGTGCTGCCCGAGCTGCAAGAGCAAGTGGTCGACCTGCTGGCCGACATCATGCGTCCTTCGCTGCGCGTTTCCGATTTCGAAACGGAGAAGCAGGTGATCTTGGAAGAGATCATGAAGTACGACGACCAGCCTCCGTTTGGCGGTCACGAGCGAATCATGGCGTCGTTCTTCGGCAAGCATCCCCTGGGAAATAGCGTGCTCGGCACGGCCGAGACCGTTGGCGCGCTGTCGGCCGATCGGATGATGGATTATTTCAATCGCCGTTATAGTCCTCACAACATGGTGTTGGCCGCATCAGGACGCGTTGACTTTGACGCGCTAGTCGAGCAAGCGAAACGGCATTGCGGCGATTGGGAACGCTCCGAAACGTCGCGCGATCTGTCGCGACCGGCAGGCATGCCCGGCTTTGAGGTGATTCACAAAGAAACGGCCGCCCAAGAATACTTGATTCAGTTAGCCGATTGTCCGGCGTCAGAAGACGCTGATCGATTCGCCGCGCGATTGCTGACGACGATCTTTGGCGATGACACCGGCAGTCGACTCTTTTGGGCGCTGGTCGATCCTGGCTTGGCCGAATTCGCTTCGTCCGATCCATACGAGTTTCAGTCGGCCGGCGTTTTCATGAACTATCTCTGCTGCAGTCCAGAGGAAGCGGCTAGCAACCTGGCGATCCTGACCGAAGAGATCGCCAAGCTTGAGAAAAGCGGCGTGACCCTGGCGGAACTGGATCAAGCCAAAAACAAGGTTTGCTCGAGTACGGTCTTGCGCAGCGAGCGTCCTTCGAGCCGATTGTTCTCGGTTGGTAACGGTTGGATCCAACGCGGCAAATACCACACCGTCGCCGAATCGGTCGCCGCCTACAAAAGCGTAACGCTGGACGATGTCCATGCCGTTCTGGCGAAGTATCCGCTGTCGAAGAGCAACACGCTGGCGATCGGCCCGCTCGCCGAGTTAGCGCGATAG
- a CDS encoding FG-GAP repeat domain-containing protein: MMLCRSLTACSLLLFVLPLVVRGEDELKFKKHQIETKFRSEGVAVGDFNRDGKMDIAAGSVWYAAPDWEMHLIRAKADEYDPKNYSDSFCNFAQDVNHDGWTDVLVVDFPGKQTWWFENPGKGDGPWPRHEMVPVTNNESPDMRDVTGDGKRELVFSFEPGKKVGYAAPAEDPTAPWIITAVSEENAPGTDRYSHGIGAGDINNDGRNDILVTEGWWEAPEDRSQTPWKFHPANFGEKCGHMYVYDFDGDGDNDVISSSAHEYGVWWYEQTPEGFQRHIIDKSFSQTHSSHLVDMNGDGLPDYVTGKRHWAHGGRDPGGNDPAIMCWYELSRKDGKAVWTAHIFDDNSGVGTQFEVADMNGDGLLDVVTSNKQGVFYLEQLPRE; encoded by the coding sequence ATGATGCTCTGTCGATCTCTGACCGCTTGTTCGCTGTTGTTGTTTGTCTTGCCGCTTGTTGTACGCGGCGAGGATGAACTGAAGTTTAAGAAACATCAAATCGAAACCAAGTTCCGCAGCGAAGGGGTCGCCGTCGGCGATTTCAATCGCGATGGCAAAATGGACATCGCCGCCGGCAGCGTCTGGTACGCCGCGCCTGATTGGGAAATGCACCTGATTCGCGCCAAAGCGGACGAGTACGATCCGAAAAACTACAGTGACTCGTTTTGCAACTTTGCTCAAGACGTCAACCACGACGGCTGGACTGACGTGCTGGTCGTCGACTTTCCAGGCAAGCAGACCTGGTGGTTTGAGAATCCCGGCAAAGGAGATGGTCCGTGGCCGCGTCATGAAATGGTCCCGGTGACCAATAACGAAAGCCCCGACATGCGCGATGTGACCGGCGACGGCAAGCGTGAGTTGGTCTTCTCGTTTGAGCCAGGCAAGAAAGTCGGCTACGCCGCTCCGGCGGAAGATCCGACGGCGCCGTGGATAATCACCGCCGTATCCGAAGAGAACGCGCCGGGAACCGATCGTTATTCGCATGGCATCGGCGCCGGCGACATTAACAACGATGGTCGTAACGACATCCTGGTCACCGAAGGCTGGTGGGAAGCGCCGGAAGATCGGAGCCAGACGCCGTGGAAGTTTCACCCGGCCAATTTCGGTGAAAAATGCGGGCACATGTATGTCTACGATTTTGATGGTGACGGCGACAATGACGTGATCAGCAGCAGCGCCCATGAATATGGCGTCTGGTGGTACGAGCAAACGCCGGAAGGTTTTCAGCGGCACATCATCGACAAGTCCTTTTCGCAGACCCACTCGTCGCACCTGGTCGATATGAACGGCGACGGTTTGCCAGATTATGTCACCGGCAAACGGCATTGGGCCCATGGCGGTCGCGATCCCGGGGGCAACGATCCGGCGATCATGTGCTGGTACGAACTGTCACGCAAAGATGGCAAAGCGGTTTGGACTGCACACATCTTTGACGACAACAGCGGCGTCGGCACGCAGTTTGAAGTGGCCGACATGAACGGCGACGGTTTGCTGGATGTCGTCACGTCCAACAAGCAAGGGGTTTTTTATCTCGAGCAACTTCCGCGCGAGTAG
- a CDS encoding NAD-dependent epimerase/dehydratase family protein has translation MVLVTGGAGLIGSRVILNLADSYQVIGLDIDLPRSDRADIDWRQCDLTDDESVQKTLQEVRDRWGNQLASVVHLAAYYDFSGEPSSLYDDLTVEGTRSVLRHLQSFEVEQFIFTSTLLVMKSSESGQSLTNQSSVEAEWAYPQSKLKTEQVIEQERGKIPALILRLAGAYDEQGHSPPITQQISRIYEKQLESYFFPGDKDHGQSFVHLEDTVASIRCAIEQRAELPPLEHLLIGEEEVMSYAELQDQIGELLHGQQWPAIRIPKMVAKAGAWVKGQWATGDNAPFIKPWMIDLADQNYPINIRRAETLLGWKPQHSLRETLPQMIELLHRDPQKFYEINHLPVEHLPST, from the coding sequence GTGGTTCTTGTGACCGGCGGCGCAGGTTTAATCGGCAGCCGTGTGATCCTTAATCTGGCGGACTCCTATCAGGTGATCGGGCTCGATATCGATCTACCCCGCAGCGATCGAGCCGATATCGACTGGCGACAATGCGACCTGACCGATGATGAAAGTGTGCAAAAGACGTTGCAGGAAGTTCGTGATCGTTGGGGAAATCAACTCGCGAGCGTTGTCCATCTCGCGGCGTATTACGACTTCTCAGGCGAGCCGAGCTCGCTTTACGACGATTTGACCGTCGAAGGTACGCGAAGCGTTTTGCGCCATTTGCAGTCATTCGAGGTCGAGCAATTTATCTTTACCAGCACGCTGCTGGTTATGAAATCGTCAGAGAGCGGTCAATCGTTGACCAATCAATCGTCGGTGGAAGCGGAATGGGCTTACCCCCAATCGAAGTTGAAAACGGAACAGGTCATCGAGCAAGAGCGAGGAAAAATTCCCGCCCTCATTCTTCGTTTGGCTGGGGCTTATGACGAACAAGGGCACTCACCGCCGATTACGCAACAGATCAGCCGCATCTATGAGAAGCAGTTGGAGAGCTATTTCTTTCCTGGTGATAAAGATCATGGTCAATCTTTTGTCCATCTCGAGGACACGGTTGCGTCGATCCGCTGTGCGATTGAACAGCGTGCCGAATTGCCGCCGCTAGAACATCTGTTGATCGGCGAAGAAGAAGTAATGAGCTACGCCGAACTGCAGGATCAGATTGGCGAGCTGTTGCACGGTCAGCAGTGGCCCGCGATTCGGATTCCCAAAATGGTCGCTAAAGCGGGAGCTTGGGTGAAAGGTCAGTGGGCGACCGGCGACAACGCTCCCTTCATCAAACCGTGGATGATCGATTTGGCCGATCAAAATTACCCGATCAATATTCGTCGGGCCGAAACTCTGCTGGGCTGGAAACCGCAGCATTCTCTACGTGAAACGCTGCCGCAGATGATCGAACTGCTCCACCGCGATCCCCAGAAGTTTTATGAAATCAATCACCTACCGGTCGAGCATTTGCCCTCGACTTGA
- a CDS encoding TrmH family RNA methyltransferase codes for MNVEKMESLDDPRLAPYRGLSNSRKYRTSGLLIAESRFLVERLLSSTLAVESILVDDLSKTPDLPAGREATPIYCLPRDQLQELVGFNFHRGVMACGRRPVLSDLQQIAWPDSERLTLIIAAQVVDPENLGSLIRASSAFGADALLIDDRCGDPYSRRALRVSTGHAFKIPIVETSNLLDQLNVARSLDFQLIATVLDESATPLKKETVRHRRTALLFGNEGFGLEADLVAMADRRVTIPMSRGSDSLNVSMAAGVFLYHYGYML; via the coding sequence ATGAACGTCGAAAAAATGGAAAGCTTGGACGATCCGCGGCTCGCTCCGTATCGTGGGTTGTCGAATTCGAGAAAATATCGCACGTCCGGCCTGTTAATCGCCGAAAGTCGCTTCCTGGTCGAGCGTCTGTTGTCCAGCACGCTCGCAGTCGAATCAATTCTGGTCGACGACCTTTCTAAAACGCCGGATCTGCCGGCGGGTCGTGAAGCGACGCCGATCTATTGCCTGCCGCGTGACCAACTGCAGGAATTGGTCGGCTTTAATTTCCATCGCGGCGTCATGGCCTGCGGGCGCCGCCCGGTCTTGTCCGATCTGCAGCAAATCGCATGGCCTGACTCCGAACGTCTCACGCTCATCATTGCCGCCCAAGTAGTTGATCCCGAAAATCTCGGCAGCTTGATTCGCGCCAGCAGCGCCTTTGGCGCCGACGCCCTTTTGATAGATGATCGCTGCGGCGATCCTTATTCACGTCGAGCGCTGCGCGTATCGACGGGTCACGCCTTCAAAATACCGATCGTCGAAACGTCGAACTTACTCGACCAATTGAACGTCGCCAGGTCGCTCGACTTTCAGTTGATCGCGACCGTTCTGGACGAATCAGCGACTCCCTTAAAAAAAGAGACGGTGCGACATCGTCGCACCGCCTTGCTGTTTGGCAACGAGGGCTTCGGTCTCGAAGCCGATCTAGTCGCGATGGCGGATCGCCGCGTGACGATCCCTATGAGCCGCGGCAGCGATTCGCTCAACGTTTCGATGGCTGCCGGCGTGTTTCTCTATCACTACGGTTACATGCTGTAA